A single window of Takifugu flavidus isolate HTHZ2018 unplaced genomic scaffold, ASM371156v2 ctg714, whole genome shotgun sequence DNA harbors:
- the LOC130521133 gene encoding ribonuclease inhibitor-like isoform X3, with product MLISPIQSFFLGDFIFFFLPHLVLWCSPSSPLSSQMARLYGSVLSTSHCEVVASAMTSNPSHLRELSLRENQSLTDADVKLLSSAMMHPNCRLETLRLWDCSLSEISCDSLASALRSNPSHLRVLDLGGNQLKDPAVKLLCGALQDPLCELETLRLRGCSLSETSCDSVASALKSNHSI from the exons atgctaatcagtccaatccagtccttcttcttgggtgacttcatcttcttcttcctgcctcatttggtgttgtggtgcagtccttcttctccattgtcttcccagatggccag actgtatggtagtgttctttcaacgagtcattgtgaagttgtggcctcagcaatgacgtcaaacccttctcatctacgggagctgagcttaagggagaaccaaagcctgacagatgccgacgtaaagttactgtcttctgcaatgatgcatccaaactgcagactggagacgctcag gctgtgggactgcagtttatcagagatcagctgtgactctctggcctcggcgctgaggtccaatccctcccatctgagggttctggacctgggtgggaaccagctgaaggatccagcagtgaagctgctctgtggtgctctccaggatcctctctgtgagctggagacgctcag actaagaggctgcagtttatcagagaccagctgtgattctgtggcctcagctctgaagtccaaccactccatctga
- the LOC130521133 gene encoding ribonuclease inhibitor-like isoform X2, protein MLISPIQSFFLGDFIFFFLPHLVLWCSPSSPLSSQMARLYGSVLSTSHCEVVASAMTSNPSHLRELSLRENQSLTDADVKLLSSAMMHPNCRLETLRLWDCSLSEISCDSLASALRSNPSHLRVLDLGGNQLKDPAVKLLCGALQDPLCELETLRDTGGRNAEVSPAQLGRWSRNHQLRRSSARGSGGEP, encoded by the exons atgctaatcagtccaatccagtccttcttcttgggtgacttcatcttcttcttcctgcctcatttggtgttgtggtgcagtccttcttctccattgtcttcccagatggccag actgtatggtagtgttctttcaacgagtcattgtgaagttgtggcctcagcaatgacgtcaaacccttctcatctacgggagctgagcttaagggagaaccaaagcctgacagatgccgacgtaaagttactgtcttctgcaatgatgcatccaaactgcagactggagacgctcag gctgtgggactgcagtttatcagagatcagctgtgactctctggcctcggcgctgaggtccaatccctcccatctgagggttctggacctgggtgggaaccagctgaaggatccagcagtgaagctgctctgtggtgctctccaggatcctctctgtgagctggagacgctcag agacactggtggcaggaatgcagaagtatcacctgctcaacttggaaggtggagcagaaaccaccagctgagaaggtcctcagcgagaggaagtggtggagaaccatga
- the LOC130521133 gene encoding ribonuclease inhibitor-like isoform X1 yields MLISPIQSFFLGDFIFFFLPHLVLWCSPSSPLSSQMARLYGSVLSTSHCEVVASAMTSNPSHLRELSLRENQSLTDADVKLLSSAMMHPNCRLETLRLWDCSLSEISCDSLASALRSNPSHLRVLDLGGNQLKDPAVKLLCGALQDPLCELETLSREDSFCRDTGGRNAEVSPAQLGRWSRNHQLRRSSARGSGGEP; encoded by the exons atgctaatcagtccaatccagtccttcttcttgggtgacttcatcttcttcttcctgcctcatttggtgttgtggtgcagtccttcttctccattgtcttcccagatggccag actgtatggtagtgttctttcaacgagtcattgtgaagttgtggcctcagcaatgacgtcaaacccttctcatctacgggagctgagcttaagggagaaccaaagcctgacagatgccgacgtaaagttactgtcttctgcaatgatgcatccaaactgcagactggagacgctcag gctgtgggactgcagtttatcagagatcagctgtgactctctggcctcggcgctgaggtccaatccctcccatctgagggttctggacctgggtgggaaccagctgaaggatccagcagtgaagctgctctgtggtgctctccaggatcctctctgtgagctggagacgctcag tagagaagactctttctgcagagacactggtggcaggaatgcagaagtatcacctgctcaacttggaaggtggagcagaaaccaccagctgagaaggtcctcagcgagaggaagtggtggagaaccatga